The stretch of DNA GGCTGCGACACGCCCCTGGTCCGCCGCGTGGGCTATTACATCCTCGACAATCAAATCGCCCCCGACGGCACCTGCCCGCACTGCGGCACCGCCATTCCCGGCGTGTGGGCCTGACAGGGGCCGATTAAGCCGCTTGACACCTGCAAGAATCCCTCCGTAAGCTTAGCCGGATTGTGATCCATCACGATTCGGCGAGAATAGCTGCCTGCGCCACCAGTCAAGGCAGCGGCTGCCGCGAACAAGCCTATCAGGAGTAGTCACTATGTCCAATTATCATGAACCCTTTGAACATTTGCCGGAAGAAGCCCGCGCCTTTCATCGGGCCATTCGAAGCCTGGTCGAAGAGCTCGAGGCGGTGGACTGGTACCATCAGCGCGTCACGCAGACCGAAGACGAGGAACTCAAGGCTATCCTGGCCCACAACCGGGACGAGGAGATGGAACACGCCGCCATGCTCCTGGAATGGCTCCGCCGCAACATGCCCGGCTGGGACGGGGAACTGCGCGATTATCTATTCAAGGACGGTCCCATTGTCCACCACAACATCGAAGAAGAGCTATCCCCAGCTAGCCTATCAGATC from Candidatus Neomarinimicrobiota bacterium encodes:
- a CDS encoding AmmeMemoRadiSam system radical SAM enzyme, with the translated sequence QLLRAWDLGRQAGLHFVYGGNIPGMVPELENTCCPGCDTPLVRRVGYYILDNQIAPDGTCPHCGTAIPGVWA
- a CDS encoding encapsulin-associated ferritin-like protein translates to MSNYHEPFEHLPEEARAFHRAIRSLVEELEAVDWYHQRVTQTEDEELKAILAHNRDEEMEHAAMLLEWLRRNMPGWDGELRDYLFKDGPIVHHNIEEELSPASLSDLGIGALKPKGSPPEKGRE